The Nitrospirota bacterium DNA segment CCTCTTAATGTTCTTCATTTACGAGATACCCACGAAATTGGTGGGCCTGGTAAGACTATTCTGGAGACCCATCGAGCCATAACGCGGGAGGGCTTCAGGCTCCACCTCGGGGTGTTTCTGACCCGTGGCGAGTCCGGCGAGTCCCCTTTTACGGCTGAAGCCAGGCGTCTTGAGATGCCAGTCCATTTTATTCGGGGGTTCAATCAATATGATCCTCGTGTGATCGGGCGGGTCATCGATCTCGTGAAAACGCTCCCGGTCGACATTGTGCATGCACATGAGGTGAAATCGGACGTCATTACGTATTTGGCGGCGCGGCTCCATTCCGTCCCAATCGTGACGACCCTGCATGGTTGGATCGGGAATGGGTTTAAGCAGAGAGTGTTTACCGCGATAGATAAACGCCTCGTGAGTAGATTTGATCGAGTGATCGCAGTTTCGAAACAAATCGAACGTGATCTTGTAGTCTCGGGGGTGCCGCCGGAGAAGATCCGCTTGTTGCACAATGCCATCGTGATTGAGCGCTATCGTCGAATAGGTCGACGAGGTGTTCTCACCGAGGTGCTTGGACGCCCGGTTTCCAGTCCAGTGATTGCAAGTATCGGACGGTTGAGTGCTGAGAAGGGCCATGCGGACCTGATCGACGCCATTGGTATCGTGAGCAGCCTGGGCCATAAAGTTTCTCTGGTTCTAATTGGGGATGGGCCCGAGCGGCCCAAGTTGTGCGAACAGATCAGAGCTCTCGGCCTCGAGCGTTCTGTTCACTTACCTGGATACATCAGAGAACCGCAGCGAATGCTCGAAGAAATCAACCTGATGGTACTTCCGTCCCATACCGAGGGACTCCCCAATGCGGCATTAGAGGCGTTGCTCATGGAAGTTCCCGTATTGGCGACCAGGGTAGGCGGTACGCCGGAGGTCATCACGGATGGAGAGACCGGACGGTTAGTCCCGGCACATTCGCCTGCCGCGCTCGCAGCGTGTATCCTCGAATTTCTTGCCGCACCAGAGCTGTGGAAGCGCATGGCAAGTCGAGGGCAAGATATGGTGAAAAAAAACTTTGATTTTCAGGTGAGGACCCGTAAGTTGGAAGCGATCTACGTTGAGATGATGATGGGACGGGCCTAGAAAATGGTGTACTACGGGCTGCTACTATTTTTTGCATTAGAGTACATCCGTCCGTCGAGTTACCTGCCTGCACTCAACGCACTGCATTTGAATTCAATCGTCCCTCTCCTTGTCCTGATCGGGGCGATGTTTACCAAACGGGTTAAAATTGCAGATGTCCTGGCAAGCCCCAATGCCAGGTGGTTGATGTTTCTCCTGTCTCTCATCGTCGTTTCTGGTATGACTTCTGACGTCAAAATGTATGTGCTGATTGTCTTTGAAGCCGTGCTTGGGTATTTCTTCATGTTTGTCATTCTCAAGAAGGAACTCTATGACCTCGATAGGGTCAAGGGAGTACTCACGACTTTGATCGTGGTCCATCTGGTTGTCGGAGCTCTGACACCAGAAATGTTTTCGGGTGACGGGGAAAGACATTATATCGCCTCAGGTTCATTCCTGGGAGATGGCAATGACTTCGCGTTGTCGGTAAACATTATTATCCCGCTGTGCCTGTTTATGATGTCATCGTCCCAAGGGGTTGTTCGGAAGCTCTTCTATGCAAGCATCCTGGCCATTCTCATCATTTCCGTCGTGGCAACGCAATCAAGAGGGGGGATGGTCGCGTTAGCCTGCGTAGGGGTCTATTACTGGCTTAAGAGTAGCCGAAAGATTCTGGGAGTCGTTGGGATTCTAATCGTAAGCGCGCTTATTGTGTCTGTGGCACCGCCGCAATTTTTCGAGCGAATGGAAACGATGACCCAGACGGGTGACGAGATGGAGGGGTCTGCTCAAGGCAGGATTTTGGCATGGGGTGCTGCGATTAAAATGGTTTCGGACCATCCTATTCTTGGTGTCGGGGCGGGCCATTTCCCTGTTAAGTATGGAGTGGATTACCGGCCGGAAGGAATTGGGAAAAATGAGATTCCTTGGCAAACGGCACATTCATCGTATTTTCTTATTCTCGGCGAGTTGGGCATTCCTGGCATTATCTTTTTCTTGGCGATCATCATTTCAAATTTTCTAGCGGGTGAACGGATGTCGCGAGAAATGAAAACTCGATTGACCGAGCGCGATGTGACCTGC contains these protein-coding regions:
- a CDS encoding O-antigen ligase family protein, translating into MVYYGLLLFFALEYIRPSSYLPALNALHLNSIVPLLVLIGAMFTKRVKIADVLASPNARWLMFLLSLIVVSGMTSDVKMYVLIVFEAVLGYFFMFVILKKELYDLDRVKGVLTTLIVVHLVVGALTPEMFSGDGERHYIASGSFLGDGNDFALSVNIIIPLCLFMMSSSQGVVRKLFYASILAILIISVVATQSRGGMVALACVGVYYWLKSSRKILGVVGILIVSALIVSVAPPQFFERMETMTQTGDEMEGSAQGRILAWGAAIKMVSDHPILGVGAGHFPVKYGVDYRPEGIGKNEIPWQTAHSSYFLILGELGIPGIIFFLAIIISNFLAGERMSREMKTRLTERDVTCRNLVIALNASLVGFVVGGAFLSATYYPHIYLLAGLLECGRDLCKKTLAAETVDLGPEGNVSLAYRGVSA
- a CDS encoding glycosyltransferase family 4 protein is translated as MRPLNVLHLRDTHEIGGPGKTILETHRAITREGFRLHLGVFLTRGESGESPFTAEARRLEMPVHFIRGFNQYDPRVIGRVIDLVKTLPVDIVHAHEVKSDVITYLAARLHSVPIVTTLHGWIGNGFKQRVFTAIDKRLVSRFDRVIAVSKQIERDLVVSGVPPEKIRLLHNAIVIERYRRIGRRGVLTEVLGRPVSSPVIASIGRLSAEKGHADLIDAIGIVSSLGHKVSLVLIGDGPERPKLCEQIRALGLERSVHLPGYIREPQRMLEEINLMVLPSHTEGLPNAALEALLMEVPVLATRVGGTPEVITDGETGRLVPAHSPAALAACILEFLAAPELWKRMASRGQDMVKKNFDFQVRTRKLEAIYVEMMMGRA